The following are encoded together in the Candidatus Hydrogenedentota bacterium genome:
- a CDS encoding protein kinase produces MRYNFGERIGPFEILGRLGEGGMGVVYRARDTRIGREVALKLLPPSYALEPDRIARFRREASVLASLNHPNIGGLHDVLEVDGAHVLVLELIEGETLGEAIRRAPLTADRAVALFAQIARALEAAHQKGIVHRDLKPGNIKVGSNGTATVIDFGIAKTAAVANLESDADTQIPGATPDALETTNGLLIGTPAYMSPEQVRGGQIDERADIWAFGCCLYQALTGQLPFHGDTATDTVAAILRSEPDWELLPPDLPPEAYVVLRRCLEKNAALRLRSAGDIALLLTFQADATDESAHAARDWVPVAGESVLGRPNWRLDERLGEGGFGEVWLAAHRKTDSKRVFKFCRDVERIRGLKREVILFRLLKQSLGDRKDIAQIIDWQFERAPYYLESEYTQAGDLAQWAETQGGIGALPLETRLDIVAQVARAVAAAHSVGILHKDIKPSNVLIAQGEENGPQAVLTDFGIGYLTDRHLLAEKGITATGLTEAIDGSSGSTSGAGTRMYMAPELIEGKGATMQSDVYALGVLLYQAAAGDFARALAPGWERDIEDPLVREDVAACVDRDISHRLQSASELAERLLHLKERRAEREREDRIRETLQQAQDTAALARIRRIRLVAVAATGVAISVLLTLYAIRETQRASVEADLRSEAESRSQEAHRERERAEENLQIARGAVDEFFVKMGRSSLVYDPSYAPLRTSLIKSSLQYHQQFVDAYRDVPALRGDMAWTYFTMAAMLMQLEDATWFDAYADGLELLAEILRTETRPEDLGRMAEGVWHAGATGGPNAINSIRMDPKRAFELGQRAIELTESLAVKYPQIRAIRNDLAIDYHLLGHMVEPVSRERAMAAHQRALALWSDLLEEDSESIDYMYGAALSLNRIGSLHDLAGNTTEALDHLERARAMYERVLSHSPGVPQFYETYARFLNNYGQALANSGQMEKGVEAFDTGSARLDELMATYPSLKNFHPLAADIAYRRGRTEQRLGQCDAAVQDFNQAIALSADSLEKVTLALAEGVAGNCANPELALTLATDATTSRSDAPTSWRALAAVRLVRKEFQPALDALMRAITLETKGPAHVQDLFSAARCHVELGSLEKARELHDQAVAVMDALSPGADESLQALKAESEALLARGA; encoded by the coding sequence ATGAGGTACAACTTCGGTGAGCGCATCGGACCCTTCGAGATTCTGGGTCGGCTGGGGGAAGGGGGCATGGGCGTCGTTTACCGCGCCCGCGACACCCGGATCGGTCGCGAAGTCGCCCTGAAGCTGCTGCCCCCCTCCTACGCCCTCGAACCGGACCGAATCGCCCGCTTCCGCCGGGAAGCCTCCGTTCTGGCGTCCCTGAACCATCCCAATATCGGCGGCCTGCACGACGTCCTTGAGGTCGACGGCGCACACGTGCTGGTGCTCGAGCTTATCGAAGGGGAAACCCTGGGGGAAGCCATCCGCCGGGCCCCCCTGACCGCCGACCGGGCCGTCGCCCTCTTCGCCCAAATCGCGCGGGCTCTGGAAGCCGCCCACCAGAAGGGAATCGTCCACCGGGATCTGAAGCCCGGCAACATCAAAGTCGGATCGAACGGCACCGCAACTGTCATCGACTTCGGCATAGCCAAGACGGCCGCGGTGGCCAACCTGGAATCGGACGCCGACACGCAGATTCCGGGGGCCACACCCGACGCCCTGGAGACGACCAACGGCCTGTTGATAGGCACGCCGGCCTACATGAGCCCCGAGCAGGTCCGGGGCGGTCAGATCGATGAGCGCGCCGATATCTGGGCTTTTGGATGCTGCCTGTACCAGGCCCTCACGGGCCAGCTCCCCTTCCACGGCGACACGGCCACCGACACCGTCGCCGCGATACTGCGTTCGGAACCGGATTGGGAGCTGCTCCCCCCCGACCTCCCGCCGGAAGCCTATGTCGTCCTCCGGCGTTGCCTGGAGAAAAACGCGGCGCTCCGGCTGCGGAGCGCGGGCGATATCGCGCTACTGCTAACCTTTCAGGCGGATGCCACGGACGAGAGCGCCCACGCGGCCCGCGACTGGGTACCGGTGGCGGGCGAATCCGTGCTGGGCCGGCCAAACTGGCGCCTTGACGAGCGCCTGGGCGAAGGCGGATTCGGCGAAGTGTGGCTCGCCGCCCACCGCAAGACCGATTCGAAACGTGTTTTTAAATTCTGCCGGGACGTGGAGCGGATCCGGGGGCTGAAGCGGGAGGTGATCCTCTTTCGCCTGCTGAAGCAATCACTGGGCGACCGGAAGGACATCGCCCAGATTATCGACTGGCAGTTTGAGCGCGCGCCCTATTACCTGGAATCGGAGTATACCCAGGCGGGCGATCTCGCCCAGTGGGCCGAGACCCAGGGCGGCATCGGCGCGCTGCCGCTGGAGACCCGCCTGGACATAGTGGCCCAGGTGGCGCGGGCCGTGGCCGCCGCCCATTCCGTGGGGATTCTGCATAAAGACATCAAGCCCTCGAACGTGCTCATCGCTCAGGGCGAGGAGAACGGACCACAAGCCGTGCTCACGGATTTCGGAATCGGGTATCTCACGGATCGCCATCTGCTTGCGGAAAAAGGAATCACAGCCACGGGACTTACGGAAGCAATCGACGGGTCCTCGGGCAGCACCTCTGGAGCGGGTACCCGCATGTACATGGCCCCCGAGCTCATTGAGGGCAAGGGCGCCACGATGCAGTCCGACGTATACGCCCTGGGTGTGCTCCTCTACCAGGCCGCCGCGGGGGACTTTGCCCGCGCCCTGGCCCCCGGTTGGGAGCGGGACATCGAGGATCCCCTGGTTCGCGAGGACGTGGCCGCCTGCGTTGATCGGGATATATCGCACCGGCTGCAAAGCGCATCGGAGCTGGCCGAACGCCTGCTCCACCTCAAGGAGCGCCGGGCGGAACGGGAGCGGGAGGATCGAATCCGTGAAACGCTCCAGCAGGCCCAGGACACGGCGGCCCTCGCGCGCATCCGCCGCATCCGGCTTGTCGCGGTGGCGGCCACCGGCGTCGCCATCAGTGTGCTCTTGACCCTTTACGCCATCCGGGAAACTCAGCGGGCTTCGGTGGAAGCCGATCTGCGTTCCGAGGCCGAATCCCGCTCACAGGAGGCCCACCGCGAGCGAGAGCGGGCGGAGGAGAATTTGCAGATCGCCCGGGGTGCTGTGGACGAGTTTTTCGTCAAGATGGGGCGCAGTTCGCTGGTCTATGACCCCTCCTACGCCCCCCTGCGCACCAGCCTGATCAAGTCGTCGCTTCAATATCACCAGCAATTTGTCGATGCCTATCGCGACGTGCCCGCGCTCCGGGGCGACATGGCGTGGACCTACTTCACCATGGCGGCCATGCTCATGCAACTGGAGGACGCCACGTGGTTCGATGCCTACGCCGACGGCCTGGAATTGCTGGCGGAGATCTTGCGCACCGAGACCCGGCCCGAGGATCTCGGTCGCATGGCCGAGGGGGTCTGGCATGCGGGCGCCACCGGCGGCCCGAACGCCATCAACTCGATCCGGATGGATCCCAAACGCGCCTTTGAGCTCGGCCAACGGGCGATAGAGCTGACCGAGTCCCTGGCGGTGAAGTATCCCCAAATCCGGGCCATCCGTAATGACCTCGCGATTGACTACCACCTCCTGGGGCACATGGTGGAACCGGTGTCGCGCGAACGCGCCATGGCGGCCCACCAGCGCGCCCTCGCCCTGTGGAGCGACCTGCTGGAGGAAGACAGCGAGTCGATCGATTACATGTACGGCGCCGCCCTCAGCCTCAACCGCATCGGCAGCCTCCACGACCTGGCGGGGAACACCACCGAGGCCCTCGATCACCTGGAGCGGGCCCGCGCCATGTATGAAAGGGTGTTGTCCCACTCGCCGGGGGTGCCCCAGTTTTACGAGACCTACGCGCGCTTCCTGAACAATTACGGCCAGGCCCTGGCCAACTCGGGGCAGATGGAGAAGGGCGTGGAAGCCTTCGATACCGGCAGCGCCCGCCTGGACGAGCTGATGGCGACCTATCCAAGCCTGAAAAACTTTCATCCCCTGGCCGCCGACATCGCGTACCGGCGTGGTCGCACGGAACAGCGATTGGGCCAGTGCGACGCGGCGGTGCAGGATTTCAATCAGGCGATTGCGCTCTCCGCCGATTCACTGGAAAAGGTTACCCTCGCACTGGCGGAGGGCGTCGCGGGAAATTGCGCGAACCCCGAGCTCGCACTGACCCTCGCGACGGATGCAACCACAAGTCGGTCCGACGCCCCCACTTCG
- the ndhC gene encoding NADH-quinone oxidoreductase subunit A produces the protein MIGASYFLGQKIRDRADAQPYESGISSTGTARVRLSADFYLYAMFFVIFDLESVFVYSWCIVVREAGWVGYAQVCVFVGVVLASLAYLWRLGALESKR, from the coding sequence ATGATCGGCGCCTCGTACTTTCTGGGGCAGAAAATTCGTGATCGCGCCGACGCCCAGCCCTACGAGTCGGGGATTTCCTCCACCGGCACCGCCCGCGTGCGCCTTTCGGCGGACTTCTACCTCTACGCCATGTTTTTCGTTATTTTTGACCTTGAGTCGGTCTTCGTCTATTCCTGGTGCATCGTGGTGCGGGAGGCGGGCTGGGTGGGCTACGCTCAGGTATGCGTTTTCGTCGGTGTCGTTCTGGCCTCCCTCGCCTATCTCTGGCGTCTGGGGGCCCTGGAGTCGAAACGGTAA